One region of Microscilla marina ATCC 23134 genomic DNA includes:
- a CDS encoding ABC transporter ATP-binding protein → MEVIKTQGITKVYNETKGVPVYALNGVDLVIKKGEFTAVVGPSGSGKSTLLNIIGGLDSPTAGVLEVGGTDISKLKESKLIDFRLNNIGFVFQAYNLIPVLTAKENVAFIMQLQKRPKKEVDQRASELLAEVGLGDRLNNRPSELSGGQQQRVAVARALASKPQFVLADEPTANLDSKSAENLLDIMVKLNREENITFVFSTHDPRVINRAHRVVTLEDGKVVKDEHKEEMVV, encoded by the coding sequence ATGGAAGTAATCAAAACACAAGGAATCACTAAAGTATACAACGAGACCAAGGGCGTACCGGTGTATGCGCTCAATGGAGTAGACCTGGTCATCAAAAAAGGAGAGTTTACTGCAGTGGTAGGTCCTTCGGGATCGGGTAAAAGTACTTTACTCAACATTATTGGTGGTCTGGACAGCCCTACTGCCGGGGTGCTAGAGGTAGGGGGTACCGACATTAGTAAGCTTAAAGAGAGCAAACTGATCGATTTTCGCCTCAATAACATCGGTTTTGTGTTTCAGGCATACAACCTGATTCCGGTACTTACTGCCAAAGAAAATGTAGCTTTTATTATGCAATTGCAAAAACGCCCCAAAAAAGAAGTAGACCAACGGGCGTCTGAACTACTGGCAGAAGTAGGCTTAGGTGACCGCCTCAACAATCGCCCCTCGGAGCTATCGGGCGGACAACAACAACGCGTGGCGGTGGCAAGGGCGTTGGCATCTAAACCTCAGTTTGTGCTCGCCGATGAGCCTACCGCCAACCTTGACTCTAAGTCTGCCGAAAACCTGCTGGACATTATGGTAAAGCTTAACCGGGAAGAAAACATCACCTTTGTGTTTTCTACTCACGACCCACGCGTTATTAACCGGGCTCATCGAGTGGTGACTTTAGAAGATGGCAAAGTGGTGAAAGATGAGCATAAGGAGGAGATGGTGGTTTGA